AGACATTATGTCTATCATAATGCCAGTCAAATTGAATTTATATATACCTAAATATGTAAAGACACATCAAATGAGAAATTTCCAATCAAGTGTTTTCATGACATTTTTGAAAGAGACACATACAGATAGCAATTATAAACCTACGTTTGTAACGTTTGCGAAAATTTTATGTATGCCAGAAACGTATTTTAAAAATTACCGCCCAAAAATTGAAGGAAACTGATGTGAGATCTACCCCCCACTATTATACTCTCCGCGCAAAAGTGGGAAAACATTTAAACTGTCACATCGTGAATTTTTGATGTGCATGTAAGAGAATATCATTGAATATGCGAAATGTTATTGCGTGTGTGCATGCAAATAGGTATGAAGATGTGCTTTGCTATTCAATAAAGACATTTTAACTGTCACTTTATTTGATATTGGGAACATTTGCATTAAACCATAAAATCAATTGCTGGGTCTCAAGATAAGTGTTTAACACTCTGAGGtagaaaaaatataagaatAATGAAGATTTTTCATGCGTCTGTTTTTGCCCACCAAATGCGAGATTGTTGGCAATATCTCAAAATTTTTGATTACTACAATTGTCGGTGCATATTTAGGGATTTTTGAAATAGACCAACCACCCAACCTGTTCCTGAGCTGGCAGAAGGTTATACAGAACCGACTACGGTCGAAACGCATAACTGTAATACGCTTTACTGAAAAATCCCGCTTTACTGAAAACGAACACAGAGTACAATTAATTTTTGGCTTCATATAATGTAACTGAGTCCGCTTTAGTGAAAACCGCTTAACTGATGTCCCCAATTGCTTTATATGAAACTGAGATCGCATAAgtgaaaaattgtaaatttgaaAACGCCATCTACAACGTGTTTGAAAACTCTCATGTCTAATCAATATGGAACATCTCTGTATAAAGATTGTTTACCGTCTCTGTGTTAAATCATATGGCTGCCTTTTGTTTACATTACTGCTTTTTACATTTTGGTCAAGTTCTAAGAAGAAAAATAATCATAAGATTGAGCGCACacagacaaaaagaaaaaaaaattaaacatatttTCAGCAATGGTAAgttataattattttataaagaaTCTCTCAATTAATTTCATTCTTATTTAGGATAACGCCAGCAGGTACAAATGCTTAACACTTCAAAATGAATTGCTCATAATTGAAAAGTTAAAAGCTGGAATAGCTTGTAAAAATATCTGCAAGCAGTTTAATTGTAGTGCTGCAACAATAACTCGCATTATAAAGAAGGAGACATCCATTTCTAATGCAGCccaccaaaacaaaaatgtgttcATGAAACGCCTTAGATCGGGCTCTAGCAAAAAAGTCGAGGATGCGTTGTCTATTTGGTTCAAAGACATGCGTTCAAAAGAGGCCACAATAACTGGACCTTTAATAATGGAAAAAGCAAAGCATTTTGCTGAGATGCTCAATGTGGACTCTTCCCCATCTGTTGGATGGCTTGGTAGATGGAAGAAAAgcaaaatattcattttaaaaaaatgcatgGCGAAAAGAGCTCGGCGGCCACTGCAGTAGCAAATGATTGGGTAACAAAGGTGCTTCCAACTTATCTCTCGGAATATGTTGAAGACTTCATTTATAACGCGGATGAATCTGCGCTTTTGTACAAAGCCTTATCTACAAGCACTTTAGCCAACAGAAAAGATACTCCATCTGGGGAAAAAAATGCCAAAGGAAATGTTATCAATTTTATTTATCACGAACATAAATGGAACGGACAAACATATTTATTGCATTGGTAAATCGAAGAACCCAAgatgttttaaaaataatgaaattccGGTAAAATACTACGCGAACGCCAAAGCGTGGATGACAAGTGCTAcaatatatggaccgatattaTGAAAGAGCttgatttgaattttaaaaggcATTAAAAAAACTTATATTATTCGTTGATAACGCTGCTTGTCATAAATGTGTGGATGGTTCTGTTTTAGGCAACATCAAGCTGGTTTTTCTACCTCCAAACACtacattcattcaattcaaccCCTGGACCAAGGTATTATTCGTTCCTTCAAAGCTCATTACCGCAGGGCTATAATTTCAAAACAGCTCCTTCACCTTGAATGTGGTTTATCGGTGAaggatttttcgaaaaaagttGATAACTTGAAAGCTTTAAATATGGTTAAAAGAGCTTGGTTAAACGTAACATTAGAATGCATTCGAAACTGTTTTAGAAAGTCTGGTTTTACTATTTCTACAGATGTAGCTACCGTTGAGGAAAGTGATGTTATTTTAGATGCTTTGGATGATGATGAAATTAATCATCTAATTGAAATTGATGAAGATGTACCCTGTTGTGAAGATTTGACTGACAACGATATCATTGATGAAATAACAGGCTTCGAAGAAGAGAATTCGGAAAACGAAAGCGATAGCCACACGATCAAGCCTAGTGTTTCTGAAGCCTTAAAATCGATTActattttgaataacttttttACAGATAATACTAAAGTACGTAAACAATTGGACGATATTGAAGACACATTATGTCAACATATTTTAAGCAAAATGGCACAAACTCGCATTAAAGATTACTTCCAAAATATAACATTATAAAAGGCGTTTAACGAAAATGTACAAATTCATATATTTGTAGTACAGGTAcacatagttttgaaaagtTCCTTGTGAAAAAGactgaattatttttatttttttttttatatacaaaatagtATATGAAATAggttttgtttcttttattaataaaaataccaTCTTTAACAGTTGTCTTTTAATTTTCTGCATGTTTTTTGAGAGCAACATCGATGTgtagttttttttcaaatatgtagCCGCAATTGATACGGCGAAGTGAAAATATGGTTTCAGTAATCCATCATACGCTTATGTGAAAAAATGTTTCACTTATGCGAACTACGCTTTACTGAAAactacggataagtgaaacaaaAATTCTACATTTTTGGCATTTCACTTATCCGCTTTCGACTGTATTTAACATTTCATATGGAATTAGCTTTTGaagattttgtttattgttaacCCTTTAAATTATTTAAGCCCTAGCAACTCCAACCCTTCAGTCCTCCGATTGAAGAATTTTTGGGCCACAACAAAACATAATAAATGATGATTCCATTTAGAGATGTCTGTGTCGTTTTACATGACATTTGTTATGTCCTTTGTTTTGTGTGTCACATAATTTTTGATTTATGAATTTgatttggtttagaattaaTGATGCTAAATATTCTATGTGATTGTTAGTGAATGCAATAGCAGGTACAAATGTGCCCATgtataacaataacaataataaatgaaaatgtgtctgcatatttatttaaaattattatattttgaCAAACAAATTGATTTCATGTGCAAATTTAAAACCAAATACAATGGATGATAATATCTTTTAAATTGAATATCAGCTAATAGGTACACATATGTGTGTTTAGCcagaatagaaaattttgatttgtttctctttcgagacgagcttaatgataggAGATGATTAGAAGACTATtccaccatattaggtgtgatggatTCAAGGGCCTTGCaatggtatgttgtatttaaatcgtattaatagcgaaaacgcatctatgattcaattaccacattaaccaagctcgaaaaccctgtctattagctgtacttattcccaatgcatgtatttttgtgtaatgacagacttattTTCTTCTGCCGTACTACACATGTTGCTCTGGcagggctctgccgaattttttcatttttcaagttttgttgttcaatgatcggagatgacGACGACGATTCCGACGAGTTTCGTTTGTTTTGTGAATATGAAAGGCATACAGAATTTACAATTGATTCTccgttattaataaaaata
The genomic region above belongs to Stomoxys calcitrans chromosome 5, idStoCalc2.1, whole genome shotgun sequence and contains:
- the LOC131997998 gene encoding uncharacterized protein LOC131997998; the encoded protein is MHGEKSSAATAVANDWVTKVLPTYLSEYVEDFIYNADESALLYKALSTSTLANRKDTPSGEKNAKGNVINFIYHEHKWNGQTYLLHWQHQAGFSTSKHYIHSIQPLDQGIIRSFKAHYRRAIISKQLLHLECGLSVKDFSKKVDNLKALNMVKRAWLNVTLECIRNCFRKSGFTISTDVATVEESDVILDALDDDEINHLIEIDEDVPCCEDLTDNDIIDEITGFEEENSENESDSHTIKPSVSEALKSITILNNFFTDNTKVRKQLDDIEDTLCQHILSKMAQTRIKDYFQNITL